One stretch of Ictalurus punctatus breed USDA103 chromosome 5, Coco_2.0, whole genome shotgun sequence DNA includes these proteins:
- the tnni3k gene encoding serine/threonine-protein kinase TNNI3K isoform X3, which translates to MGNYKSRPTQTCTDEWKKKVSESYSVIMEKLDDDLRIKDEEYSELKHVFSSDEAFNKVNLNYRSEAGLSLLHLCCICTGNKNHIRTLMLKGLRASRLSRNGFTALHLAAYTDSAELVTALLHGGADVQQVGYGALTALHIATIAGHHEVCKLLLKFGADVNFSGEVGDRPLHLAAAKGFLNIIRLLMEDGGKVDVNAQDNEDHVPLHFCARFGHHEVVRFLLQGNFNVLPHSINIYGDTPLHLACYNGKFEVVKELVQLTGTESLSKENIFSETGFHSACTYGKDMDMVKFLISQNAVNVNHQGRDGHTGLHSACFHGHIRLVQFLLDSGADMNLVACDPSRSSGEKDEQTCLMWAYEKGHDAIVTLLKHYKRPLEDSPCNEYSQPGGDGSYVSVPSPLGKIKNMTKEKADVLLLRASLPSHFHLQLSELEFHEIIGSGSFGKVYRGKCRNKIVAIKRYRANTYCSKSDTDMFCREVSILCRLNHPCVIPFVGACLDDPSQFAIVTQYVSGGSLFSLLHEQKRLIDLQSKLIIAMDVARGMEYLHNLTQPIIHRDLNSHNILLYEDGHAVVADFGESRFLLSMDEDNMTKQPGNLRWMAPEVFTQCTRYTVKADMFSYALCLWELLTGEIPFAHLKPAAAAADMAYHHIRPPIGYSIPKPLSALLMRGWNACPEERPEFSEVVSKLEECLCNIELMSPASSNSSGSLSPSASSDCLFGRMSPGRSHVAALRSRFELEYALNTRAVWSSGRRSSQGLSLDELRRNMQFPIDRNGYVSDPLSTMRFHSSSNTSLEDAS; encoded by the exons ATGGGGAATTATAAATCCAGACCAACACAGACATGTACAG atgaaTGGAAGAAGAAAGTGAGCGAGTCGTACTCTGTGATTATGGAGAAGCTGGATGATGATCTGAGGATTAAAGATGAAGAATATTCTGAGCTCAAACACGTGTtcag TTCAGATGAAGCTTTTAACAAAGTGAATCTAAACTACCGCTCAGAGGCCGGACTCTCCCTGCTCCACCTGTGCTGCATCTGCACAG GAAATAAAAACCACATCCGCACTCTGATGCTGAAAGGACTGAGAGCCTCCAGGCTGAGTCGCAATGGATTCACCGCCCTACATCTTGCTGCttacacg gACAGTGCTGAGCTGGTTACAGCTTTATTACACGGTGGTGCAGACGTTCAGCAGGTCGGTTATGGAGCTCTCACAGCTCTGCATATTGCCACTATAGCGGGCCATCATGAG GTGTGTAAGCTGTTGCTGAAATTCGGAGCAGATGTGAACTTTAGTGGAGAGGTGGGAGATCGTCCACTTCACCTCGCAGCCGCTAAAGGTTTCCTCAACATCATCCGGTTGCTGATGGAGGACGGAGGCAAAGTGGATG TAAATGCTCAGGATAATGAAGATCATGTGCCGCTGCATTTCTGTGCACGATTTGGCCACCATGAGGTTGTGCGTTTCCTGCTTCAGGGAAACTTTAACGTCCTGCCGCATTCCATCAACATCTACGGGGACACACCGCTGCATCT GGCGTGTTATAACGGGAAGTTTGAGGTGGTGAAGGAGTTGGTGCAGCTTACAGGAACAGAAAGCCTGTCCAAAGAGAacatcttcagtgagactgggTTTCACag CGCCTGTACGTATGGTAAAGACATGGACATGGTCAAGTTCCTGATTAGCCAGAATGCAGTTAACGTTAATCACCAGGGCCGAGATGGACACACGG GTCTACACAGCGCCTGTTTCCATGGACACATCCGCCTCGTTCAGTTTCTATTGGACAGTGGAGCTGACATGAACTTGGTGGCGTGTGACCCGAGTCGCTCCAGTGGAGAGAAAGATGAACAGACCTGTCTGATGTGGGCCTATGAGAAAG GTCACGATGCCATCGTCACTCTGCTGAAACACTACAAACGTCCACTAGAGGACTCGCCCTGTAATGAATACTCTCAGCCAGGAGGGG ATGGATCGTATGTTTCTGTTCCGTCTCCACTGGGGAAGAtcaaaaacatgacaaaag agaAAGCTGATGTCTTGCTTCTCAGGGCGAGTCTCCCATCTCATTTCCACCTGCAGCTCTCAGAACTGGAGTTTCATGAGATCATCGGCTCGG GATCCTTTGGGAAAGTGTATAGAGGAAAATGTCGCAACAAAATCGTAGCCATTAAACG GTACCGGGCCAACACGTACTGCTCAAAGTCAGACACGGACATGTTTTGCCGGGAAGTTTCCATCCTGTGCCGCTTAAACCATCCATGTGTTATACCATTCGTGGGGGCGTGTCTCGACGATCCAAGTCAGTTTGCCATCGTCACACAGTATGTCTCTGGAGGTTCGCTCTTCTCACTGCTGCATGAACAAAAACG gctgattgacctGCAGTCGAAACTCATCATCGCCATGGATGTGGCCAGAGGGATGGAGTATCTGCACAATCTGACTCAGCCCATCATCCACCGAGACCTCAACAg TCACAACATTCTGCTGTATGAGGACGGTCACGCTGTCGTGGCTGATTTCGGCG AGTCGCGCTTCCTGCTCTCCATGGATGAAGACAACATGACAAAACAACCCGGG AACCTTCGGTGGATGGCGCCGGAGGTTTTTACACAGTGCACACGCTACACCGTGAAGGCTGACATGTTCAGTTACGCTCTGTGTCTGTGGGAGCTGCTGACGGGGGAGATCCCTTTTGCTCATCTGAAACCTG cggCTGCGGCGGCTGATATGGCGTATCATCACATCCGGCCTCCAATCGGCTACTCCATCCCTAAACCGCTGTCCGCTCTGCTCATGAGGGGATGGAATGCCTGTCCTGAG gagAGGCCAGAGTTCTCAGAGGTTGTATCTAAACTCGAGGAGTGTTTGTGCAACATTGAG ttgatGTCTCCAGCCTCCAGTAACAGCAGTGGGTCTCTGTCTCCATCTGCATCTTCAGACTGTTTGTTTGGTCGTATGAGTCCTGGCCGAAGTCATGTAGCTGCGCTGCGCTCACGCTTTGAATTGGAGTATGCACTGAACACCCGTGCGGTGTGGag TTCTGGACGGCGTTCCTCCCAAGGTCTGTCTCTGGATGAGCTCAGGAGAAACATGCAGTTCCCCATCGAcagaaatg GTTATGTATCAGATCCTTTGAGCACCATGAGGTTCCACTCCAGCAGCAACACCAGCCTTGAGGATGCCagctaa
- the tnni3k gene encoding serine/threonine-protein kinase TNNI3K isoform X1 codes for MGNYKSRPTQTCTDEWKKKVSESYSVIMEKLDDDLRIKDEEYSELKHVFSSDEAFNKVNLNYRSEAGLSLLHLCCICTGNKNHIRTLMLKGLRASRLSRNGFTALHLAAYTDSAELVTALLHGGADVQQVGYGALTALHIATIAGHHEAVDILLQHGAYVNVQDAVFFTPLHIAAYYGHEQVCKLLLKFGADVNFSGEVGDRPLHLAAAKGFLNIIRLLMEDGGKVDVNAQDNEDHVPLHFCARFGHHEVVRFLLQGNFNVLPHSINIYGDTPLHLACYNGKFEVVKELVQLTGTESLSKENIFSETGFHSACTYGKDMDMVKFLISQNAVNVNHQGRDGHTGLHSACFHGHIRLVQFLLDSGADMNLVACDPSRSSGEKDEQTCLMWAYEKGHDAIVTLLKHYKRPLEDSPCNEYSQPGGDGSYVSVPSPLGKIKNMTKEKADVLLLRASLPSHFHLQLSELEFHEIIGSGSFGKVYRGKCRNKIVAIKRYRANTYCSKSDTDMFCREVSILCRLNHPCVIPFVGACLDDPSQFAIVTQYVSGGSLFSLLHEQKRLIDLQSKLIIAMDVARGMEYLHNLTQPIIHRDLNSHNILLYEDGHAVVADFGESRFLLSMDEDNMTKQPGNLRWMAPEVFTQCTRYTVKADMFSYALCLWELLTGEIPFAHLKPAAAAADMAYHHIRPPIGYSIPKPLSALLMRGWNACPEERPEFSEVVSKLEECLCNIELMSPASSNSSGSLSPSASSDCLFGRMSPGRSHVAALRSRFELEYALNTRAVWSSGRRSSQGLSLDELRRNMQFPIDRNGYVSDPLSTMRFHSSSNTSLEDAS; via the exons ATGGGGAATTATAAATCCAGACCAACACAGACATGTACAG atgaaTGGAAGAAGAAAGTGAGCGAGTCGTACTCTGTGATTATGGAGAAGCTGGATGATGATCTGAGGATTAAAGATGAAGAATATTCTGAGCTCAAACACGTGTtcag TTCAGATGAAGCTTTTAACAAAGTGAATCTAAACTACCGCTCAGAGGCCGGACTCTCCCTGCTCCACCTGTGCTGCATCTGCACAG GAAATAAAAACCACATCCGCACTCTGATGCTGAAAGGACTGAGAGCCTCCAGGCTGAGTCGCAATGGATTCACCGCCCTACATCTTGCTGCttacacg gACAGTGCTGAGCTGGTTACAGCTTTATTACACGGTGGTGCAGACGTTCAGCAGGTCGGTTATGGAGCTCTCACAGCTCTGCATATTGCCACTATAGCGGGCCATCATGAG GCGGTGGACATTCTCCTGCAGCACGGTGCTTATGTTAATGTTCAAGACGCTGTGTTCTTCACACCTCTGCACATCGCAGCTTACTATGGCCATGAGCAG GTGTGTAAGCTGTTGCTGAAATTCGGAGCAGATGTGAACTTTAGTGGAGAGGTGGGAGATCGTCCACTTCACCTCGCAGCCGCTAAAGGTTTCCTCAACATCATCCGGTTGCTGATGGAGGACGGAGGCAAAGTGGATG TAAATGCTCAGGATAATGAAGATCATGTGCCGCTGCATTTCTGTGCACGATTTGGCCACCATGAGGTTGTGCGTTTCCTGCTTCAGGGAAACTTTAACGTCCTGCCGCATTCCATCAACATCTACGGGGACACACCGCTGCATCT GGCGTGTTATAACGGGAAGTTTGAGGTGGTGAAGGAGTTGGTGCAGCTTACAGGAACAGAAAGCCTGTCCAAAGAGAacatcttcagtgagactgggTTTCACag CGCCTGTACGTATGGTAAAGACATGGACATGGTCAAGTTCCTGATTAGCCAGAATGCAGTTAACGTTAATCACCAGGGCCGAGATGGACACACGG GTCTACACAGCGCCTGTTTCCATGGACACATCCGCCTCGTTCAGTTTCTATTGGACAGTGGAGCTGACATGAACTTGGTGGCGTGTGACCCGAGTCGCTCCAGTGGAGAGAAAGATGAACAGACCTGTCTGATGTGGGCCTATGAGAAAG GTCACGATGCCATCGTCACTCTGCTGAAACACTACAAACGTCCACTAGAGGACTCGCCCTGTAATGAATACTCTCAGCCAGGAGGGG ATGGATCGTATGTTTCTGTTCCGTCTCCACTGGGGAAGAtcaaaaacatgacaaaag agaAAGCTGATGTCTTGCTTCTCAGGGCGAGTCTCCCATCTCATTTCCACCTGCAGCTCTCAGAACTGGAGTTTCATGAGATCATCGGCTCGG GATCCTTTGGGAAAGTGTATAGAGGAAAATGTCGCAACAAAATCGTAGCCATTAAACG GTACCGGGCCAACACGTACTGCTCAAAGTCAGACACGGACATGTTTTGCCGGGAAGTTTCCATCCTGTGCCGCTTAAACCATCCATGTGTTATACCATTCGTGGGGGCGTGTCTCGACGATCCAAGTCAGTTTGCCATCGTCACACAGTATGTCTCTGGAGGTTCGCTCTTCTCACTGCTGCATGAACAAAAACG gctgattgacctGCAGTCGAAACTCATCATCGCCATGGATGTGGCCAGAGGGATGGAGTATCTGCACAATCTGACTCAGCCCATCATCCACCGAGACCTCAACAg TCACAACATTCTGCTGTATGAGGACGGTCACGCTGTCGTGGCTGATTTCGGCG AGTCGCGCTTCCTGCTCTCCATGGATGAAGACAACATGACAAAACAACCCGGG AACCTTCGGTGGATGGCGCCGGAGGTTTTTACACAGTGCACACGCTACACCGTGAAGGCTGACATGTTCAGTTACGCTCTGTGTCTGTGGGAGCTGCTGACGGGGGAGATCCCTTTTGCTCATCTGAAACCTG cggCTGCGGCGGCTGATATGGCGTATCATCACATCCGGCCTCCAATCGGCTACTCCATCCCTAAACCGCTGTCCGCTCTGCTCATGAGGGGATGGAATGCCTGTCCTGAG gagAGGCCAGAGTTCTCAGAGGTTGTATCTAAACTCGAGGAGTGTTTGTGCAACATTGAG ttgatGTCTCCAGCCTCCAGTAACAGCAGTGGGTCTCTGTCTCCATCTGCATCTTCAGACTGTTTGTTTGGTCGTATGAGTCCTGGCCGAAGTCATGTAGCTGCGCTGCGCTCACGCTTTGAATTGGAGTATGCACTGAACACCCGTGCGGTGTGGag TTCTGGACGGCGTTCCTCCCAAGGTCTGTCTCTGGATGAGCTCAGGAGAAACATGCAGTTCCCCATCGAcagaaatg GTTATGTATCAGATCCTTTGAGCACCATGAGGTTCCACTCCAGCAGCAACACCAGCCTTGAGGATGCCagctaa
- the tnni3k gene encoding serine/threonine-protein kinase TNNI3K isoform X2, with the protein MGNYKSRPTQTCTDEWKKKVSESYSVIMEKLDDDLRIKDEEYSELKHVFSSDEAFNKVNLNYRSEAGLSLLHLCCICTGNKNHIRTLMLKGLRASRLSRNGFTALHLAAYTDSAELVTALLHGGADVQQVGYGALTALHIATIAGHHEAVDILLQHGAYVNVQDAVFFTPLHIAAYYGHEQVCKLLLKFGADVNFSGEVGDRPLHLAAAKGFLNIIRLLMEDGGKVDVNAQDNEDHVPLHFCARFGHHEVVRFLLQGNFNVLPHSINIYGDTPLHLACYNGKFEVVKELVQLTGTESLSKENIFSETGFHSACTYGKDMDMVKFLISQNAVNVNHQGRDGHTGLHSACFHGHIRLVQFLLDSGADMNLVACDPSRSSGEKDEQTCLMWAYEKGHDAIVTLLKHYKRPLEDSPCNEYSQPGGDGSYVSVPSPLGKIKNMTKEKADVLLLRASLPSHFHLQLSELEFHEIIGSGSFGKVYRGKCRNKIVAIKRYRANTYCSKSDTDMFCREVSILCRLNHPCVIPFVGACLDDPSQFAIVTQYVSGGSLFSLLHEQKRLIDLQSKLIIAMDVARGMEYLHNLTQPIIHRDLNSHNILLYEDGHAVVADFGESRFLLSMDEDNMTKQPGNLRWMAPEVFTQCTRYTVKADMFSYALCLWELLTGEIPFAHLKPAAAAADMAYHHIRPPIGYSIPKPLSALLMRGWNACPEERPEFSEVVSKLEECLCNIELMSPASSNSSGSLSPSASSDCLFGRMSPGRSHVAALRSRFELEYALNTRAVWRLCIRSFEHHEVPLQQQHQP; encoded by the exons ATGGGGAATTATAAATCCAGACCAACACAGACATGTACAG atgaaTGGAAGAAGAAAGTGAGCGAGTCGTACTCTGTGATTATGGAGAAGCTGGATGATGATCTGAGGATTAAAGATGAAGAATATTCTGAGCTCAAACACGTGTtcag TTCAGATGAAGCTTTTAACAAAGTGAATCTAAACTACCGCTCAGAGGCCGGACTCTCCCTGCTCCACCTGTGCTGCATCTGCACAG GAAATAAAAACCACATCCGCACTCTGATGCTGAAAGGACTGAGAGCCTCCAGGCTGAGTCGCAATGGATTCACCGCCCTACATCTTGCTGCttacacg gACAGTGCTGAGCTGGTTACAGCTTTATTACACGGTGGTGCAGACGTTCAGCAGGTCGGTTATGGAGCTCTCACAGCTCTGCATATTGCCACTATAGCGGGCCATCATGAG GCGGTGGACATTCTCCTGCAGCACGGTGCTTATGTTAATGTTCAAGACGCTGTGTTCTTCACACCTCTGCACATCGCAGCTTACTATGGCCATGAGCAG GTGTGTAAGCTGTTGCTGAAATTCGGAGCAGATGTGAACTTTAGTGGAGAGGTGGGAGATCGTCCACTTCACCTCGCAGCCGCTAAAGGTTTCCTCAACATCATCCGGTTGCTGATGGAGGACGGAGGCAAAGTGGATG TAAATGCTCAGGATAATGAAGATCATGTGCCGCTGCATTTCTGTGCACGATTTGGCCACCATGAGGTTGTGCGTTTCCTGCTTCAGGGAAACTTTAACGTCCTGCCGCATTCCATCAACATCTACGGGGACACACCGCTGCATCT GGCGTGTTATAACGGGAAGTTTGAGGTGGTGAAGGAGTTGGTGCAGCTTACAGGAACAGAAAGCCTGTCCAAAGAGAacatcttcagtgagactgggTTTCACag CGCCTGTACGTATGGTAAAGACATGGACATGGTCAAGTTCCTGATTAGCCAGAATGCAGTTAACGTTAATCACCAGGGCCGAGATGGACACACGG GTCTACACAGCGCCTGTTTCCATGGACACATCCGCCTCGTTCAGTTTCTATTGGACAGTGGAGCTGACATGAACTTGGTGGCGTGTGACCCGAGTCGCTCCAGTGGAGAGAAAGATGAACAGACCTGTCTGATGTGGGCCTATGAGAAAG GTCACGATGCCATCGTCACTCTGCTGAAACACTACAAACGTCCACTAGAGGACTCGCCCTGTAATGAATACTCTCAGCCAGGAGGGG ATGGATCGTATGTTTCTGTTCCGTCTCCACTGGGGAAGAtcaaaaacatgacaaaag agaAAGCTGATGTCTTGCTTCTCAGGGCGAGTCTCCCATCTCATTTCCACCTGCAGCTCTCAGAACTGGAGTTTCATGAGATCATCGGCTCGG GATCCTTTGGGAAAGTGTATAGAGGAAAATGTCGCAACAAAATCGTAGCCATTAAACG GTACCGGGCCAACACGTACTGCTCAAAGTCAGACACGGACATGTTTTGCCGGGAAGTTTCCATCCTGTGCCGCTTAAACCATCCATGTGTTATACCATTCGTGGGGGCGTGTCTCGACGATCCAAGTCAGTTTGCCATCGTCACACAGTATGTCTCTGGAGGTTCGCTCTTCTCACTGCTGCATGAACAAAAACG gctgattgacctGCAGTCGAAACTCATCATCGCCATGGATGTGGCCAGAGGGATGGAGTATCTGCACAATCTGACTCAGCCCATCATCCACCGAGACCTCAACAg TCACAACATTCTGCTGTATGAGGACGGTCACGCTGTCGTGGCTGATTTCGGCG AGTCGCGCTTCCTGCTCTCCATGGATGAAGACAACATGACAAAACAACCCGGG AACCTTCGGTGGATGGCGCCGGAGGTTTTTACACAGTGCACACGCTACACCGTGAAGGCTGACATGTTCAGTTACGCTCTGTGTCTGTGGGAGCTGCTGACGGGGGAGATCCCTTTTGCTCATCTGAAACCTG cggCTGCGGCGGCTGATATGGCGTATCATCACATCCGGCCTCCAATCGGCTACTCCATCCCTAAACCGCTGTCCGCTCTGCTCATGAGGGGATGGAATGCCTGTCCTGAG gagAGGCCAGAGTTCTCAGAGGTTGTATCTAAACTCGAGGAGTGTTTGTGCAACATTGAG ttgatGTCTCCAGCCTCCAGTAACAGCAGTGGGTCTCTGTCTCCATCTGCATCTTCAGACTGTTTGTTTGGTCGTATGAGTCCTGGCCGAAGTCATGTAGCTGCGCTGCGCTCACGCTTTGAATTGGAGTATGCACTGAACACCCGTGCGGTGTGGag GTTATGTATCAGATCCTTTGAGCACCATGAGGTTCCACTCCAGCAGCAACACCAGCCTTGA